From one Streptomyces sp. CA-210063 genomic stretch:
- a CDS encoding RICIN domain-containing protein: MVAATLAIGMLAAVNPAPAEAATVDTNAWYVLVNRNSGKALDVSGTSTADGARVSQWTRSDGANQQWQFVDSGGGFYRLKARHSGKVLDVAGASTADGAAIQQWADHNGANQQFRLADSDAGHVRLVNRTSSKAVEVQGASTADGGNVVQYSDWGGANQQWQMIKLSSGGGGGGGGGCGSAPTLASGTHTIQSGGKSRSFILRVPANYDNSHRYRLIFAFHWRGGTAGDVASGGTSGSAWSYYGQQEQSNNGAILVAPQGLGNGWANSGGEDITFVDDMIRRIEGGLCVNPAQRFATGFSWGGGMSYALACSRANVFRAVAVISGAQISGCSGGNQPIAYFGIHGISDSVLNIGQGRSLRDTFVRNNGCTPQSPREPAPGSRTHITTTYSGCRAGYPVQWAAFDGGHIPGPVDGSSGESGVATWTKAEIWRFFAQFQ; the protein is encoded by the coding sequence GTGGTGGCGGCGACCCTCGCGATCGGCATGCTCGCCGCGGTGAATCCGGCGCCCGCCGAGGCGGCGACGGTGGACACCAATGCCTGGTACGTCCTGGTCAATCGCAACAGCGGCAAGGCGCTGGACGTCTCTGGCACGTCCACCGCCGACGGCGCGCGGGTCAGCCAGTGGACGCGCAGCGACGGAGCCAACCAGCAGTGGCAGTTCGTTGACTCTGGCGGCGGCTTCTACCGCCTCAAGGCCCGGCATTCGGGCAAGGTTCTCGACGTGGCCGGCGCCTCGACCGCAGACGGTGCCGCGATCCAGCAGTGGGCCGACCACAACGGGGCCAACCAGCAGTTCCGCCTGGCCGACTCGGACGCGGGCCACGTCCGGCTGGTCAACCGCACCAGCAGCAAGGCGGTGGAGGTGCAGGGCGCCTCCACCGCCGACGGCGGCAACGTCGTCCAGTACTCCGACTGGGGCGGCGCCAACCAGCAATGGCAGATGATCAAGCTGTCGTCCGGTGGCGGTGGCGGTGGCGGCGGCGGATGCGGCAGCGCTCCGACTCTGGCGAGCGGTACGCACACGATTCAGAGCGGTGGCAAGAGCCGCAGCTTCATCCTCAGGGTTCCCGCCAACTACGACAACAGCCACCGTTACCGGCTGATCTTCGCGTTCCACTGGCGGGGCGGAACCGCCGGCGATGTCGCCTCGGGCGGCACGAGCGGGAGCGCCTGGTCCTACTACGGCCAGCAGGAACAGTCGAACAACGGCGCGATCCTCGTCGCCCCCCAGGGCCTCGGCAACGGCTGGGCCAATTCGGGCGGTGAGGACATCACCTTCGTCGACGACATGATCCGGCGGATCGAGGGCGGCCTCTGTGTCAACCCGGCCCAGCGCTTCGCCACGGGATTCAGCTGGGGCGGCGGTATGAGCTACGCACTCGCGTGCAGCCGGGCGAACGTCTTCAGGGCCGTCGCGGTCATCTCCGGCGCTCAGATCAGCGGGTGCAGCGGCGGCAACCAGCCCATCGCCTACTTCGGGATCCACGGCATCAGCGACTCCGTCCTCAACATCGGGCAAGGACGGTCCCTGCGCGACACATTCGTCCGCAACAACGGCTGCACCCCCCAGAGCCCGCGCGAGCCCGCGCCGGGCAGCCGAACGCACATCACCACCACCTACTCCGGCTGCCGTGCCGGATACCCGGTCCAATGGGCCGCGTTCGACGGAGGCCACATACCCGGTCCGGTCGACGGCTCCTCCGGCGAAAGCGGCGTCGCCACCTGGACCAAAGCAGAGATCTGGAGGTTCTTCGCACAGTTCCAGTGA
- a CDS encoding DUF5701 family protein, giving the protein MPETTPATPTVLPALPALSTQAERLIELGVHELAGLPAGEVRAFAEAAAALAGDDGALLAVHPDLVPASALAPLLRRDGKPGFVVTDMPDVDRFAPCAIQLPDARLYLVTGLDRGDHMANWSPEEALPALTKEDRAPLLLTEGIHWVLQQPAVLERNHCFMTIGSRLRKASGTLDARTPAIWISNGTGRDGRERRDAPKVGWCWWGNRHTWLGFASATGRRGQDL; this is encoded by the coding sequence GTGCCCGAAACCACACCCGCCACCCCCACAGTTCTCCCCGCACTTCCGGCTCTGAGCACGCAGGCCGAGCGACTGATCGAGCTGGGCGTGCACGAGCTTGCCGGACTGCCCGCCGGTGAGGTTCGTGCCTTCGCCGAGGCCGCTGCGGCACTCGCGGGTGACGACGGCGCTCTGCTCGCGGTTCACCCGGATCTTGTCCCTGCCTCAGCCCTCGCGCCGCTGCTCCGCCGGGACGGCAAGCCGGGTTTCGTGGTCACCGACATGCCCGACGTCGACCGCTTCGCCCCCTGCGCCATTCAGTTGCCTGATGCCCGGCTCTACCTCGTCACCGGCCTTGACCGCGGTGACCACATGGCCAACTGGAGTCCGGAGGAGGCATTGCCGGCCCTCACCAAGGAGGATCGCGCTCCGCTGTTGCTCACCGAGGGCATTCACTGGGTGCTTCAGCAGCCGGCGGTCCTCGAGCGCAACCACTGCTTCATGACCATCGGCTCCCGGCTACGCAAGGCAAGCGGCACTCTGGACGCGCGCACGCCGGCGATCTGGATCAGCAACGGCACCGGGCGGGACGGCCGCGAGCGCCGCGACGCACCCAAGGTCGGCTGGTGCTGGTGGGGCAACCGGCA